A section of the Salvelinus alpinus chromosome 36, SLU_Salpinus.1, whole genome shotgun sequence genome encodes:
- the LOC139565386 gene encoding E3 ubiquitin-protein ligase RNF113A-like — protein MAESGEPKATCTFLFKKSTKKCNARKRKASDSDKDGNSDEDKNAVVRKEKKTGSANPMIQRTKKVEREEVSSAESDEEKERKKVTVAYKSTRSAKPEGPDDMGATAIYELDTAKDNDAQAIFERSQKIQEELTGKEDDKIYRGMNNYKKHIKPKDSTMGNASSGMVRKGPIRAPEHLRATVRWDYQPDICKDYKETGFCGFGDSCKFLHDRSDYKHGWQIERELDEGRYGANDDENYEVSSDEEDMPFKCFICRESFKNPVITKCRHYFCETCALQHYRKSQRCYVCNVQTNGVFNPAKELAAKIAKHQAMLDQPPSDEED, from the exons ATGGCGGAGTCAGGGGAACCCAAGGCAACCTGTACTTTTCTATTTAAAAAATCTACCAAAAAATGCAACGCTCGGAAGAGAAAAGCCAGTGACAGCGACAAAG ATGGCAACAGTGACGAAGACAAGAATGCCGTCGtcagaaaagaaaaaaagacagGTTCAGCAAACCCTATGATTCAAAGG acaaaaaaagtagagagagaggaggtgtcaTCTGCTGAAAGTGacgaggagaaagaaagaaaaaaagtcaCTGTGGCTTACAAGTCCACACGGTCAGCG AAACCAGAGGGGCCAGATGACATGGGAGCAACTGCAATCTATGAGCTGGACACAGCAAAGGACAATGATGCTCAGGCCATCTTTGAGAGGAGTCAGAAGATCCAGGAG GAGCTGACCGGTAAAGAGGATGATAAGATCTACAGAGGAATGAACAACTACAAAAAGCACATCAAGCCCAAAGACTCCACCATGGGAAATGCATCCTCTGGCATGGTCAG GAAGGGCCCAATCCGGGCCCCAGAGCACCTGAGGGCCACAGTGAGGTGGGACTACCAGCCAGACATCTGTAAAGACTACAAAGAGACTGGCTTCTGTGGCTTTGGAG ACAGCTGCAAGTTCCTCCATGACCGCTCAGACTACAAACATGGCTGGCAGATTGAGAGGGAGCTGGACGAGGGGCGCTATGGGGCCAACG ATGATGAGAACTACGAGGTGAGCAGTGACGAGGAGGACATGCCCTTCAAATGCTTCATATGCCGAGAGTCCTTTAAGAACCCCGTCATCACCAA GTGTCGGCACTACTTCTGTGAGACCTGTGCTCTTCAGCACTACCGCAAGTCCCAGCGCTGCTATGTGTGTAACGTCCAGACCAACGGCGTCTTCAACCCAGCTAAAG AGCTGGCAGCCAAGATCGCCAAACACCAAGCCATGCTAGACCAGCCACCCTCTGATGAAGAAGATTAG
- the LOC139565383 gene encoding RUN domain-containing protein 3A-like — protein MESGCVRKAMAMGLTSKKASSRSVGVERKNLITVCRFSVKTLLEKYTAEPIDDSSEEFVNFAAILEHILSHRFKGPGSWFISDGQRSFWDYIRLACSKVQNNCIASIENIENISTSRAKGRAWIRVALMEKRLSEYVATALRDTRTTRRFYDDGAIILREEATVLTGMLIGLSAIDFSFCLKGEALDGKSPAVIDFTPYLKFTQSYDYLSDEDDRCSVDSSASDESVPEHPYIPLVTDEESWRNKCRKMEQRFKIVYAQKGYLEELVRLRESQLKNVETENKKLSARLEELRVQSLQEKKELESIVLELQAQLTALIPRDSSHLTKDLSIPLVNQWPSIRGYNNQGDVKLFRRRSFHSLEQLSADISLNSDSQKTDGQQNGDTGKDYTPSMLGLCGSLASLPSCKSMSSLKSSECLVNISMEPSPALSPS, from the exons ATGGAATCTGGCTGTGTCCGAAAAGCAATGGCTATGGGTTTGACATCGAAAAAGGCATCTTCTCGGAGCGTCGGCGTGGAGCGAAAAAATCTCATCACCGTATGCAG ATTCTCGGTGAAGACACTCCTGGAAAAGTACACAGCCGAGCCCATCGATGACTCGTCCGAGGAGTTTGTCAACTTCGCTGCAATCTTGGAACACATCCTCAGCCACCGCTTTAAAG GTCCAGGAAGCTGGTTCATCTCAGATGGCCAGCGAAGTTTCTGGGACTACATCCGGCTGGCGTGCAGCAAGGTGCAGAACAACTGCATCGCCAGCATCGAAAACATTGAGAACATCAGCACCTCACGAGCCAAG GGTCGGGCATGGATCCGTGTGGCGCTGATGGAGAAGCGTCTGTCTGAGTATGTGGCCACAGCCCTGAGGGACACACGGACAACCAG GAGGTTCTATGATGACGGAGCCATCATACTGAGAGAGGAGGCCACTGTTCTGACAGGCATGCTCATTGGCCTCAGTGCCATAGACTTCAG TTTTTGCTTGAAGGGGGAGGCGCTGGATGGCAAGTCCCCTGCAGTGATTGACTTCACACCTTACCTGAAGTTCACTCagag CTATGACTACCTGAGTGATGAGGATGACCGGTGCAGTGTGGACAGCAGTGCCAGTGACGAAAGTGTCCCAGAACACCCCTACATCCCCCTGGTCACCGATGAGGAGAGCTGGAGGAACAAGTGTCGCAAGATGGAGCAGAGGTTTAAGATCGTGTACGCCCAGAAG GGCTACCTGGAGGAGCTGGTGCGTTTGCGGGAGTCTCAGCTGAAGAACGTGGAGACTGAGAACAAGAAGCTGAGTGCCAGGCTGGAGGAGCTCAGAGTCCAGAGCCTGCAGGAGAAGAAGGAGCTGGAGTCCATCGTACTGGAGCTGCAGGCACAACT CACTGCCCTCATCCCCCGTGATTCCTCCCACCTGACTAAGGATCTGTCCATCCCTCTGGTCAACCAGTGGCCCTCCATACGAGGCTACAACAACCAGGGGGACGTCAAGCTCTTCCGCAG GAGAAGCTTCCACAGTTTGGAGCAGCTCTCAGCTGACATCAGTCTGAACTCTGATTCCCAGAAGACAGATGGGCAACAGAACGGAGATACAG GAAAAGACTACACCCCTTCTATGCTGGGTCTCTGTGGCTCTCTGGCCTCTCTCCCCAGCTGTAAGTCCATGTCCAGCCTCAAGTCCAGTGAGTGTCTGGTCAACATCAGCATGGAACCCAGCCCTGCACTCTCCCCCAGCTAG
- the LOC139565384 gene encoding STE20-related kinase adapter protein alpha-like isoform X2: protein MGSFLPDSSAYELLTIIGRGLEDLMTVNLARYRPTGEHVSIRRIDLESCTNEMVNYLQAELHVSKLFHHSSILPYRSIFIAENELWVISPFMAYGSARDLISSHFTDGMNELAIAYILLGMLKALDYIHHMGYVHRSVKASHVLISVDGQVCMSGLRSIISLIRHGQRARVVHDFPQYSIKVLPWLSPEVLQQNLQGYDFRSDIYSLGITACELANGHVPFKDMPATQMLLEKLNGTVPCLLDTTTIPPEELTMKPSRSGADSGICEGPSTGGAHHSNGEPSSSGSHPYSRTFSPHFHAFVELCLQRDPEKRPSASALIGHSFFKQIKRRPSEALPELFRPVTPITGFESTQPQDAASGLASLESGLSHMDVDDWDF from the exons ATGGGAAGCTTCCTCCCTGACAGCAGCGCCTATGAGCTCCTGACCATCATAG GTCGAGGCCTGGAGGACTTGATGACCGTCAACCTTGCCAGATACAGACCCACAGGGGAACATGTATCAATCCGTCGGATTGACTTGGAGTCCTGCACCAATGAAATGGTCAACTACCTGCAG gctgagcTCCATGTATCTAAGCTGTTCCACCACTCCAGCATCCTGCCCTACAGGAGCATCTTCATAGCAGAGAATGAGCTGTGGGTCATCTCTCCCTTCATGGCCTATG GGTCGGCCAGAGACCTGATCAGCAGCCACTTCACTGATGGGATGAATGAGCTGGCCATCGCCTACATCCTACTGGGCATGCTCAAAGCCCTGGACTACATCCACCACATGGGCTATGTACACCG GAGCGTGAAGGCCAGCCACGTGTTGATCTCGGTAGACGGTCAGGTGTGTATGTCTGGTCTGAGGAGCATCATCAGTCTGATCCGTCACGGCCAGCGGGCCAGAGTGGTCCATGACTTCCCCCAGTACAGCATCAAGGTGCTGCCCTGGCTCAGCCCAGAGGTGCTGCAGCAG AATCTGCAGGGATACGACTTCCGGTCAGACATCTACAGTCTTGGCATCACAGCCTGTGAGCTAGCCAATGGACATGTGCCCTTCAAAGACATGCCAGCCACACAG ATGTTGCTGGAGAAGCTGAACGGGACAGTCCCCTGTCTGTTGGACACCACCACCATCCCCCCAGAGGAGCTGACCATGAAGCCCTCCCGCTCTGGGGCTGACTCTGGGATCTGTGAGGGCCCCAGCACCGGTGGGGCCCACCACTCTAACGGAGAGCCCTCCTCCTCGGGGAGCCACCCCTACAGTCGTACCTTCTCTCCCCACTTCCATGCTTTTGTGGAGCTGTGTCTACAGAGGGATCCAGAGAAGAG ACCCTCAGCCAGTGCTCTCATTGGTCATTCCTTCTTCAAACAG ATCAAGCGTCGGCCATCGGAGGCTCTGCCTGAGCTGTTCCGGCCCGTAACGCCCATCACGGGCTTTGAGAGTACCCAGCCTCAGGATGCTGCCTCTGGACTGGCCAGCCTGGAGTCTGGCCTCAGCCACATGGATGTGGATGACTGGGACTTCTGA
- the LOC139565384 gene encoding STE20-related kinase adapter protein alpha-like isoform X3 — protein MSFLLWVSEKLSVESLRDLEFFGEQAQGSSHRKAHEDSHESLTSVPRRDTMGSFLPDSSAYELLTIIGRGLEDLMTVNLARYRPTGEHVSIRRIDLESCTNEMVNYLQAELHVSKLFHHSSILPYRSIFIAENELWVISPFMAYGSARDLISSHFTDGMNELAIAYILLGMLKALDYIHHMGYVHRSVKASHVLISVDGQVCMSGLRSIISLIRHGQRARVVHDFPQYSIKVLPWLSPEVLQQNLQGYDFRSDIYSLGITACELANGHVPFKDMPATQMLLEKLNGTVPCLLDTTTIPPEELTMKPSRSGADSGICEGPSTGGAHHSNGEPSSSGSHPYSRTFSPHFHAFVELCLQRDPEKRSSVGHRRLCLSCSGP, from the exons ATGTCTTTTCTG CTTTGGGTCTCAGAGAAATTGAGTGTGGAGAGCCTGAGGGATTTAGAGTTTTTTGGAG AGCAAGCTCAGGGAAGCTCTCACAGGAAA GCCCATGAAGACAGCCACGAGAGCCTGACCTCAGTCCCACGGCGGGACACCATGGGAAGCTTCCTCCCTGACAGCAGCGCCTATGAGCTCCTGACCATCATAG GTCGAGGCCTGGAGGACTTGATGACCGTCAACCTTGCCAGATACAGACCCACAGGGGAACATGTATCAATCCGTCGGATTGACTTGGAGTCCTGCACCAATGAAATGGTCAACTACCTGCAG gctgagcTCCATGTATCTAAGCTGTTCCACCACTCCAGCATCCTGCCCTACAGGAGCATCTTCATAGCAGAGAATGAGCTGTGGGTCATCTCTCCCTTCATGGCCTATG GGTCGGCCAGAGACCTGATCAGCAGCCACTTCACTGATGGGATGAATGAGCTGGCCATCGCCTACATCCTACTGGGCATGCTCAAAGCCCTGGACTACATCCACCACATGGGCTATGTACACCG GAGCGTGAAGGCCAGCCACGTGTTGATCTCGGTAGACGGTCAGGTGTGTATGTCTGGTCTGAGGAGCATCATCAGTCTGATCCGTCACGGCCAGCGGGCCAGAGTGGTCCATGACTTCCCCCAGTACAGCATCAAGGTGCTGCCCTGGCTCAGCCCAGAGGTGCTGCAGCAG AATCTGCAGGGATACGACTTCCGGTCAGACATCTACAGTCTTGGCATCACAGCCTGTGAGCTAGCCAATGGACATGTGCCCTTCAAAGACATGCCAGCCACACAG ATGTTGCTGGAGAAGCTGAACGGGACAGTCCCCTGTCTGTTGGACACCACCACCATCCCCCCAGAGGAGCTGACCATGAAGCCCTCCCGCTCTGGGGCTGACTCTGGGATCTGTGAGGGCCCCAGCACCGGTGGGGCCCACCACTCTAACGGAGAGCCCTCCTCCTCGGGGAGCCACCCCTACAGTCGTACCTTCTCTCCCCACTTCCATGCTTTTGTGGAGCTGTGTCTACAGAGGGATCCAGAGAAGAG ATCAAGCGTCGGCCATCGGAGGCTCTGCCTGAGCTGTTCCGGCCCGTAA
- the LOC139565387 gene encoding autotransporter adhesin UpaG-like, with protein sequence MGNSSITEGKTALSLGNTTIKRGKTKLTVGNSSITRGKKTTSLGASTIASAKTKLTMGNASFSRGTTTTSFRKAFFAKRKTL encoded by the coding sequence ATGGGCAACAGCAGCATCACCGAGGGGAAGACGGCCCTCTCCCTGGGAAACACCACTATCAAGAGGGGCAAGACCAAGCTCACTGTGGGCAACTCGTCTATCACCAGGGGCAAGAAGACCACTTCTCTGGGCGCCTCCACCATCGCCAGTGCCAAGACCAAGCTCACTATGGGCAATGCCTCCTTCAGCAGGGGCACCACCACCACCTCGTTTCGAAAAGCCTTTTTCGCCAAACGCAAGACCCTCTAG
- the LOC139565384 gene encoding STE20-related kinase adapter protein alpha-like isoform X1, whose amino-acid sequence MSFLLWVSEKLSVESLRDLEFFGEQAQGSSHRKAHEDSHESLTSVPRRDTMGSFLPDSSAYELLTIIGRGLEDLMTVNLARYRPTGEHVSIRRIDLESCTNEMVNYLQAELHVSKLFHHSSILPYRSIFIAENELWVISPFMAYGSARDLISSHFTDGMNELAIAYILLGMLKALDYIHHMGYVHRSVKASHVLISVDGQVCMSGLRSIISLIRHGQRARVVHDFPQYSIKVLPWLSPEVLQQNLQGYDFRSDIYSLGITACELANGHVPFKDMPATQMLLEKLNGTVPCLLDTTTIPPEELTMKPSRSGADSGICEGPSTGGAHHSNGEPSSSGSHPYSRTFSPHFHAFVELCLQRDPEKRPSASALIGHSFFKQIKRRPSEALPELFRPVTPITGFESTQPQDAASGLASLESGLSHMDVDDWDF is encoded by the exons ATGTCTTTTCTG CTTTGGGTCTCAGAGAAATTGAGTGTGGAGAGCCTGAGGGATTTAGAGTTTTTTGGAG AGCAAGCTCAGGGAAGCTCTCACAGGAAA GCCCATGAAGACAGCCACGAGAGCCTGACCTCAGTCCCACGGCGGGACACCATGGGAAGCTTCCTCCCTGACAGCAGCGCCTATGAGCTCCTGACCATCATAG GTCGAGGCCTGGAGGACTTGATGACCGTCAACCTTGCCAGATACAGACCCACAGGGGAACATGTATCAATCCGTCGGATTGACTTGGAGTCCTGCACCAATGAAATGGTCAACTACCTGCAG gctgagcTCCATGTATCTAAGCTGTTCCACCACTCCAGCATCCTGCCCTACAGGAGCATCTTCATAGCAGAGAATGAGCTGTGGGTCATCTCTCCCTTCATGGCCTATG GGTCGGCCAGAGACCTGATCAGCAGCCACTTCACTGATGGGATGAATGAGCTGGCCATCGCCTACATCCTACTGGGCATGCTCAAAGCCCTGGACTACATCCACCACATGGGCTATGTACACCG GAGCGTGAAGGCCAGCCACGTGTTGATCTCGGTAGACGGTCAGGTGTGTATGTCTGGTCTGAGGAGCATCATCAGTCTGATCCGTCACGGCCAGCGGGCCAGAGTGGTCCATGACTTCCCCCAGTACAGCATCAAGGTGCTGCCCTGGCTCAGCCCAGAGGTGCTGCAGCAG AATCTGCAGGGATACGACTTCCGGTCAGACATCTACAGTCTTGGCATCACAGCCTGTGAGCTAGCCAATGGACATGTGCCCTTCAAAGACATGCCAGCCACACAG ATGTTGCTGGAGAAGCTGAACGGGACAGTCCCCTGTCTGTTGGACACCACCACCATCCCCCCAGAGGAGCTGACCATGAAGCCCTCCCGCTCTGGGGCTGACTCTGGGATCTGTGAGGGCCCCAGCACCGGTGGGGCCCACCACTCTAACGGAGAGCCCTCCTCCTCGGGGAGCCACCCCTACAGTCGTACCTTCTCTCCCCACTTCCATGCTTTTGTGGAGCTGTGTCTACAGAGGGATCCAGAGAAGAG ACCCTCAGCCAGTGCTCTCATTGGTCATTCCTTCTTCAAACAG ATCAAGCGTCGGCCATCGGAGGCTCTGCCTGAGCTGTTCCGGCCCGTAACGCCCATCACGGGCTTTGAGAGTACCCAGCCTCAGGATGCTGCCTCTGGACTGGCCAGCCTGGAGTCTGGCCTCAGCCACATGGATGTGGATGACTGGGACTTCTGA